From the Leptospira sp. WS60.C2 genome, one window contains:
- a CDS encoding ATP phosphoribosyltransferase regulatory subunit — translation MNQKNKTISSEQKWIPDGFHFLGPEESKNRRNLLQSFSDLFEREGYSEITLPSFDYSNSFRSQLQEGVESLLVTKDWDGNELSPGVDLTLQVVKGMAARSHWEENQKVYYFAKKIRDHKKRNASRREILQIGIESLGKSDTNQLISQIQILRKLWDLTLPNKSFTIVFGHSSFFRSLLGILGWNDEQTKVLRQFLYTKNIPELMSLAARENTKESHMQIIQILLKPILANEMSVFQKNLESILTKEEFGLLKNDLETISSFFKVWNQQMNGISCIWDPSLVRDLSYYTGFMFQGYVEQDPEPVFAGGVYNELYASFTGIQKDACGFALHLDSLEAMLNKEK, via the coding sequence ATGAATCAAAAAAACAAAACAATTTCCTCGGAACAGAAATGGATCCCCGATGGATTTCATTTTTTAGGGCCGGAAGAAAGTAAAAACCGGCGAAATTTACTACAGTCATTTTCAGACCTCTTTGAAAGAGAAGGGTATTCTGAAATCACCTTACCTAGTTTTGATTATTCTAATTCGTTTCGATCCCAATTACAAGAAGGCGTAGAAAGTTTACTGGTCACAAAGGATTGGGATGGGAATGAACTTTCTCCTGGAGTGGATTTAACCTTACAAGTTGTAAAAGGCATGGCAGCAAGATCCCACTGGGAAGAAAACCAAAAGGTATATTACTTTGCTAAAAAGATTCGCGACCACAAAAAACGAAATGCGTCTCGTCGTGAGATTTTACAGATTGGAATCGAAAGTTTAGGTAAAAGTGATACCAATCAACTGATTTCTCAAATCCAAATTCTAAGGAAACTTTGGGATCTTACTCTCCCAAATAAATCATTTACCATTGTATTTGGACACTCATCATTTTTTCGTTCTTTGCTTGGGATTCTCGGTTGGAATGATGAACAAACAAAGGTTTTACGACAATTTTTATATACGAAGAATATACCCGAACTGATGTCACTTGCGGCAAGAGAAAATACAAAAGAATCGCATATGCAAATCATTCAAATTTTATTGAAACCAATTCTAGCGAATGAGATGTCCGTGTTTCAAAAAAACTTAGAATCGATTTTAACAAAAGAGGAGTTTGGGCTTTTGAAAAACGATCTAGAAACCATTTCTTCGTTTTTTAAAGTATGGAATCAACAAATGAACGGAATCTCTTGCATTTGGGATCCGTCTCTCGTTCGTGATCTTTCGTATTATACTGGTTTTATGTTTCAAGGCTATGTGGAACAAGATCCAGAGCCAGTTTTTGCTGGTGGTGTTTATAATGAATTGTATGCAAGTTTTACAGGAATTCAAAAGGATGCATGTGGTTTTGCTCTTCATTTGGATTCTTTGGAAGCAATGTTAAATAAGGAAAAATGA